From Streptomyces chrestomyceticus JCM 4735, one genomic window encodes:
- a CDS encoding RidA family protein, with product MTRFTTVPGLFPPPLYSHAAVVEAGERLVFSAGAVPLDADGALVGPDDRPAQTRQVLANLAVQLEAAGSGLDQVLASTVYVVGSAPEDLSAVWDEIRASALSTGPHTSTLVGVTVLGYPGQLVEVTATGVVREE from the coding sequence ATGACCCGCTTCACGACCGTGCCCGGCCTGTTCCCGCCCCCGCTCTACTCGCACGCCGCCGTCGTCGAGGCGGGTGAACGCCTGGTCTTCTCGGCGGGCGCGGTCCCGCTGGACGCGGACGGCGCCCTCGTCGGCCCGGACGACCGCCCGGCCCAGACCCGCCAGGTCCTCGCCAACCTCGCCGTCCAGTTGGAAGCGGCCGGCAGCGGCCTGGACCAGGTGCTCGCCAGCACCGTGTACGTCGTCGGCAGTGCTCCGGAGGACCTCTCCGCGGTCTGGGACGAGATCCGCGCCTCGGCCCTGTCCACCGGCCCGCACACCTCCACGCTCGTGGGCGTGACCGTCCTCGGCTACCCGGGACAACTGGTGGAGGTCACGGCTACGGGGGTGGTGCGGGAGGAGTGA